ACCGGCGGCAGGGAGAAGTCGTGGCGGCGGTCGGTGCGCGCGAACGCGCCGGGAGTGCCCACAAACGGCCGCGCGATTACCCGGCTGACGGCATGATCGCCCACGAGCAGCCCGCGCGCGATCCGGCACCACTCGTAGAGCTGCTCGACCGGCACCACGGCTTCGTGAGCCGCGATCTGGAACACGCTGTCGGCCGATGTGTACACGATCGGCGCACCGCTGCGCAGGTGCGCCGGCCCCCAGGTCTCGATGATCTCGGTGCCCGAAGCAGCCACGTTGCCCAGCGTTTCCCTACCTATCTGCCGCTCAAATGCCCGTATCAGATCTGCGGGAAAGCCCTCTGGATAGGTGGGAAAGGGCCGCCGAACCACCAGCCCGGCCAGCTCCCAGTGCCCTGTGGTCGAGTCCTTCCCGGCGGCGCGCGCGCGCATGACGCCCGCGGCCGCCTCGTGGTCACCGACAGGGGTCACGCCCGGGATCGCGTCCAGCACCCCCAGCCCCAGGCGCTCCAGCACGGGCAGGCGCAATCCGCCGACCGCGCGCGCGGTGTTGACAAGGGTGTTGCTGCCCTCGTCGCCATAGTCGGCCGCGTCGGGCAGGGCGCCGATCCCGCACCCATCGAGCACGAGGACGACTGCCCTCATCGCGCGGTGCGCCCGATCGTCATCTGGTCGCGCGGATGGGCACGGCGGTAGGCTTCTCGCAGCCGCGAGCGGGTCAGGTGAGTGTAGATCTGGGTCGTGACGATGCTAGCGTGACCCAGCATCTCCTGCACCGCGCGCAGGTCCGCGCCGCCGTCGAGCATGTGCGTGGCAAACGAGTGGCGCAGGGTGTGCGGGCCCAACGGCTTCCGGATTCCGGCCCGCGCGG
Above is a window of Armatimonadota bacterium DNA encoding:
- a CDS encoding phosphopentomutase translates to MRAVVLVLDGCGIGALPDAADYGDEGSNTLVNTARAVGGLRLPVLERLGLGVLDAIPGVTPVGDHEAAAGVMRARAAGKDSTTGHWELAGLVVRRPFPTYPEGFPADLIRAFERQIGRETLGNVAASGTEIIETWGPAHLRSGAPIVYTSADSVFQIAAHEAVVPVEQLYEWCRIARGLLVGDHAVSRVIARPFVGTPGAFARTDRRHDFSLPPVGPTVLDALADRGIPVVGVGKIEDLFAGRGLARSVHTHDDADGITQTVAAARGLEHGLVFTNLVELDTVYGHRNNSEGFAQHLQEIDARLPEILGVCAGGDLVVITADHGNDPTTPSTDHSREQVPLLAWRPGLLPGVRLGVRESFADLGATVAEAFAVPWGGSGESFWTVLEEGRG